A stretch of the Actinomyces qiguomingii genome encodes the following:
- a CDS encoding LutC/YkgG family protein, whose product MDAKTAILARAREAISRSQQGRPVRDIPRNYLRVGTDAPGSQPVVADMVEKLEDYSAKVVRAPKDAAILDGIDELLGDARSVVVPAGLPQAYKEAAARRGRTVREDSRQEPIPTLELDQIDAVVTCSRVGISMSGTICLDGEPDQGRRAITLVPDKHVVVLEREMIMPTVPQAVDVLGQNPTRPTTWIAGGSATSDIELVRVNGVHGPRNLGVVIAH is encoded by the coding sequence ATGGACGCCAAGACCGCAATCCTCGCCCGCGCCCGCGAGGCCATCTCCCGCTCCCAGCAGGGTCGGCCGGTGCGGGATATTCCCCGCAACTACCTTCGGGTCGGCACCGACGCCCCCGGCTCGCAGCCCGTGGTCGCCGACATGGTCGAAAAACTCGAGGACTACTCCGCCAAGGTGGTGCGCGCACCCAAGGACGCCGCCATCCTGGACGGCATCGACGAGTTGCTCGGCGATGCGCGCAGCGTCGTCGTCCCCGCGGGGCTGCCGCAGGCCTACAAGGAAGCTGCGGCCCGTCGCGGGCGCACGGTGCGGGAGGACTCCCGGCAGGAGCCGATCCCAACCCTCGAACTGGACCAGATCGACGCCGTCGTCACCTGCTCGCGGGTGGGCATCTCCATGTCCGGAACGATCTGCCTAGACGGTGAACCCGATCAGGGCAGGCGCGCCATCACACTCGTGCCGGACAAGCACGTGGTAGTTCTGGAGCGGGAGATGATCATGCCCACGGTGCCGCAGGCCGTGGACGTGCTCGGCCAGAACCCCACGCGCCCCACCACCTGGATCGCCGGCGGCTCGGCCACCTCAGACATCGAGTTGGTGCGCGTCAATGGCGTGCACGGCCCGCGCAACCTGGGCGTGGTAATCGCCCACTGA
- a CDS encoding LutB/LldF family L-lactate oxidation iron-sulfur protein — MTQTSQTFLGMPAASPEEQPHTGGWRTNVEVPQDTLRWGHTFPEGAHKTLANTQMRRNLGHATRTIRNKRQLRVDEMPDWEDLREAAEAVKFEVASRLPELLEQFEANVTAHGGIVHWARDAAEANRIVADIIKSKGIDDVVKVKSMATQETNLNEYLADEGITAHETDLAEMIVQLADDMPSHIVVPAIHRNRSEVRGIFLDRMGDAPEDLSDKPEELAGAARAHLRRKFLHASVAISGTNMGIAETGTVSIFESEGNGRMCLTLPDTLITLMGIEKLVPRYQDAEIFAQLLPRSATGERMNPYTSMWTGVTPGDGPQEFHLILMDNGRTKVLTDPIGRQALACIRCGSCMNICPVYQHTGGHAYGSVYPGPIGSILTPQLTQGLADDDPVHTLPFASSLCGACAEVCPVKIDIPTILIHLRARSVDVKRRLVPDMWDVAMNAATPVMSNGKAWLAATEGVKATRLIGRDGRIGALPFPASLWTRSRDLPVAPKESLRQWWKRTHPEGITPARSGLGAAQSTATKENR; from the coding sequence ATGACCCAGACATCCCAGACATTTCTCGGTATGCCCGCCGCATCCCCAGAAGAACAGCCCCACACCGGCGGCTGGCGCACCAACGTTGAAGTTCCGCAGGACACTCTGCGCTGGGGTCACACCTTCCCCGAGGGCGCCCACAAGACCCTCGCCAACACCCAGATGCGCCGCAACCTGGGCCACGCCACCCGCACCATCCGCAACAAGCGGCAGCTGCGCGTGGACGAGATGCCGGACTGGGAGGACCTACGGGAGGCCGCTGAGGCCGTCAAATTCGAGGTCGCCTCCCGCCTGCCCGAACTCCTGGAACAGTTCGAGGCCAATGTGACCGCCCACGGCGGCATCGTCCACTGGGCCCGTGACGCCGCCGAGGCCAACCGCATCGTCGCCGACATCATCAAGTCCAAGGGCATCGACGACGTCGTCAAGGTCAAGTCCATGGCCACCCAGGAGACCAATCTCAACGAGTACCTGGCCGATGAGGGCATCACCGCCCACGAGACCGACCTGGCGGAGATGATCGTCCAACTCGCCGACGACATGCCCTCTCACATTGTGGTCCCGGCGATCCACCGCAACCGCTCCGAGGTGCGCGGCATCTTCCTGGACCGCATGGGAGACGCCCCCGAGGACCTTTCGGACAAGCCGGAGGAACTGGCCGGAGCCGCGCGCGCACACCTGCGCAGGAAGTTCCTGCACGCTTCCGTGGCGATCTCCGGCACCAACATGGGTATCGCCGAAACCGGCACCGTCTCCATCTTTGAATCCGAGGGCAACGGCCGCATGTGCCTGACACTGCCGGACACGCTGATCACGCTGATGGGCATTGAGAAGCTGGTCCCCCGCTACCAGGACGCCGAGATCTTCGCCCAGCTGCTGCCCCGCTCCGCCACCGGCGAGCGCATGAACCCCTACACCTCCATGTGGACGGGTGTCACCCCCGGCGACGGCCCCCAGGAGTTCCACCTAATCTTGATGGACAACGGCCGCACCAAGGTGCTCACCGACCCGATCGGCCGGCAGGCGCTGGCCTGCATCCGCTGCGGCTCGTGCATGAACATCTGCCCCGTCTACCAGCACACCGGCGGGCACGCCTACGGCTCGGTCTACCCCGGCCCGATCGGCTCGATTCTCACCCCCCAGCTCACCCAGGGGCTGGCCGACGACGATCCGGTCCACACCCTGCCCTTCGCCTCCTCCCTGTGCGGGGCCTGCGCGGAGGTATGCCCGGTCAAGATCGACATCCCCACCATCCTCATTCACCTGCGCGCCCGCAGCGTGGACGTCAAACGGCGCCTGGTGCCGGACATGTGGGACGTGGCCATGAACGCCGCCACCCCGGTGATGTCCAACGGCAAGGCCTGGCTGGCCGCCACCGAAGGGGTCAAAGCCACCCGCCTGATAGGACGCGACGGCCGGATCGGCGCACTGCCGTTCCCCGCCTCCCTGTGGACGCGCTCACGTGACCTGCCCGTCGCCCCGAAGGAATCACTGCGACAATGGTGGAAGCGCACCCACCCCGAGGGCATCACCCCGGCCCGGTCGGGCCTAGGCGCCGCCCAGTCCACCGCCACCAAGGAGAACCGCTGA
- a CDS encoding PTS ascorbate transporter subunit IIC yields MNALVAVLDFISQEILNVPAYLIGIVAAVGLIALRKSAGQVIGGGLKAAMGYLILGAGATVVTASLAPFGDLIFRVTGAHGVVPTNEVITAQAASEYGTTSAYLIVLSFLIMLLLARFTPLKYVFLTGHHMVFMATLLAVVLSVGFGPGHSALVVAVGSVLMGIIMVVMPAFAQPYMNRVTGDDKLAVGHFNTVGYVLAGALGSAVGKRSRSTEDMKFPQGLRFLRDSMVSTTLLMLVLYLVFAVWGMIAVPKEELMGVFEGAQTSDTYGSYIMAAFAQALQFGIGVSIILYGVRIILGELVPAFQGIANRVVPGAKPALDIPIVFPFGPNASLIGFIASFVGGLAALALIAVWFGPAWGMALILPGMVPHFFDGGGAGVFGNATGGRRGAILGGFVNGMLITFLPAALLTVMGSLGLANSTFGDADFGWFGSIVGLLSRLGAAGGSLTALGFGAILFAAAWWYQVRLVNNGWLPASERAALQEANKAAATAS; encoded by the coding sequence GTGAACGCGCTGGTCGCGGTACTCGACTTCATCAGCCAGGAGATCCTGAACGTTCCCGCTTACCTGATCGGCATAGTTGCCGCCGTCGGTCTGATCGCCCTGCGCAAGTCCGCCGGGCAGGTCATCGGCGGGGGACTGAAAGCCGCAATGGGCTACCTCATTCTCGGTGCGGGCGCCACCGTGGTGACGGCTTCGCTAGCCCCCTTCGGCGATCTCATCTTCCGGGTTACCGGGGCCCACGGCGTGGTTCCTACCAATGAGGTCATCACCGCACAGGCCGCAAGCGAGTACGGCACCACCTCCGCCTATTTGATTGTGCTCAGCTTCCTGATCATGCTGCTGCTGGCCAGGTTCACCCCGCTGAAGTACGTGTTCCTGACCGGGCACCACATGGTGTTCATGGCGACGCTGCTGGCCGTGGTCCTTTCGGTGGGTTTCGGCCCCGGGCATTCCGCCCTTGTGGTTGCGGTCGGCTCGGTGCTGATGGGCATCATCATGGTGGTGATGCCGGCCTTCGCCCAGCCGTACATGAACCGGGTGACCGGGGATGACAAGTTGGCCGTGGGCCACTTCAACACCGTCGGCTACGTGTTGGCGGGCGCGCTCGGCAGCGCCGTCGGCAAGCGCTCGCGCTCCACCGAGGACATGAAGTTCCCGCAGGGGCTGCGCTTTCTGCGCGACTCCATGGTCTCAACCACGCTGCTCATGCTGGTCCTGTACCTGGTGTTCGCCGTCTGGGGCATGATCGCCGTGCCCAAGGAGGAGCTGATGGGGGTCTTCGAGGGGGCGCAAACCTCAGACACCTACGGCTCCTACATCATGGCGGCCTTCGCCCAGGCGCTGCAGTTCGGAATCGGTGTCAGCATCATCCTGTACGGGGTGCGCATAATCCTGGGTGAACTGGTCCCCGCATTCCAGGGGATCGCCAACCGCGTGGTGCCCGGCGCCAAGCCCGCGCTCGACATTCCGATCGTCTTCCCCTTCGGGCCCAACGCCTCCCTGATCGGCTTCATCGCCTCCTTCGTGGGCGGGTTGGCGGCGCTGGCGCTGATCGCCGTCTGGTTCGGTCCCGCCTGGGGGATGGCGCTGATTCTGCCCGGTATGGTCCCGCACTTCTTCGACGGCGGTGGGGCAGGCGTGTTCGGCAATGCCACCGGCGGTCGCCGCGGCGCGATCCTGGGAGGCTTCGTCAACGGCATGCTCATCACCTTCCTACCCGCCGCGCTGCTGACCGTTATGGGGTCACTCGGTCTGGCCAATTCCACCTTCGGTGACGCCGACTTCGGCTGGTTCGGTTCGATTGTGGGGCTGCTTAGCCGTCTGGGCGCCGCGGGCGGCTCGCTGACCGCACTGGGATTCGGCGCGATCTTGTTCGCGGCCGCCTGGTGGTACCAGGTGCGGCTGGTGAACAACGGTTGGCTGCCCGCCTCCGAGCGGGCGGCACTGCAGGAAGCGAACAAGGCGGCGGCTACGGCCAGCTGA
- a CDS encoding DeoR/GlpR family DNA-binding transcription regulator, translating to MTGSESAASPAAYTDTRSRREALIAQLRERGEMDVSALPELFGVSVETIRRDLRQLESSGRIIRSYGRVTAAESSTYETSQAFRSSHHVDEKDRIARAAADCLGHAETVFLDEGNQPLLVGRALPADRPLTVVTTSLPTAMELAERPRYTVISVGGRVRPKTLGAVDRWATAMLERMEPDLVFIGANGVTDDGWLTTPDPAVAAVKEMALTVARHAILVGNHSKFGHSTFVRFGHVRSLERIITGKELRGATARRLEALGPLVDRV from the coding sequence ATGACGGGCTCCGAGTCCGCGGCGTCGCCAGCGGCGTACACCGACACCCGGTCGCGCCGGGAGGCGCTCATTGCGCAACTGCGAGAGCGCGGTGAGATGGATGTCTCGGCGCTGCCGGAGCTCTTCGGGGTCTCCGTGGAAACCATCCGGCGTGATCTGCGCCAGCTGGAGTCCAGCGGGCGCATCATCCGCTCCTACGGGCGGGTGACCGCTGCGGAGTCCTCCACCTATGAGACCAGTCAGGCATTCCGTTCCTCCCACCACGTCGATGAGAAGGATCGCATCGCCAGGGCGGCCGCCGACTGCCTGGGGCATGCGGAAACGGTCTTCCTGGACGAGGGCAACCAGCCGCTGCTGGTGGGGCGTGCCCTGCCGGCGGACCGCCCCCTCACCGTGGTGACCACCTCCCTGCCCACGGCAATGGAACTCGCCGAACGGCCCCGTTACACCGTGATCTCCGTCGGCGGCCGAGTACGACCGAAGACTCTAGGTGCAGTGGATCGCTGGGCCACCGCCATGCTGGAGCGGATGGAGCCGGACCTGGTGTTCATAGGTGCCAACGGGGTCACCGACGACGGTTGGCTGACCACCCCGGACCCGGCGGTGGCGGCCGTCAAGGAAATGGCCCTGACCGTGGCCCGTCACGCAATACTCGTCGGCAATCACTCCAAGTTCGGGCATTCCACCTTCGTGCGCTTCGGACACGTGCGCTCCCTGGAGCGCATCATCACCGGCAAAGAGCTGCGCGGGGCCACTGCAAGGCGGCTGGAGGCCCTGGGCCCGCTGGTCGACCGGGTCTGA
- a CDS encoding mannitol dehydrogenase family protein, whose amino-acid sequence MTTTLAASPLAPTYDRSAITIGIVHMGVGGFHRAHQAMYLDRLMRDGKALDWGICGVGLLPQDARMRDALTGQDFLYSLTLKHPDGHHEPAIIGSICDYRFAPEDRAGVLEVMTAPTTRIVSLTVTEGGYNIDDATGAFLPDTPGAAHDAANPHEPETSFGYIVEALRLRREAGVAPFTVMSCDNLPGNGKIARTAVVAQARLCDPELADWIDANVAFPNCMVDRITPQTTPADVEEVRAELNVEDAWPVVAEPFTQWVLEDEFPAGRPPYEEVGVQMVDDVVPYELMKLRLLNASHQGLAHWGRLLGMEYAHTAAADGDIAAWVRAYLEREARPRLLPVPDIDLDEYIDTLFERFTNEAIADTLLRLAQFGPSGMPKFVLPTVRDNLTVDGPVRLGAAMCAAWSLGVLGTDENGEAIPVADDLRPFAEKQEAGDELGFIGNREIFGDLVDDKRFRTAYTEELAALKREGARARMRALLGSPE is encoded by the coding sequence ATGACCACCACACTCGCCGCCTCCCCCCTCGCCCCCACCTACGACCGTTCCGCCATCACCATCGGCATCGTCCACATGGGTGTGGGCGGCTTCCACCGCGCCCACCAGGCCATGTACCTCGACCGCCTGATGCGAGATGGCAAGGCCTTGGACTGGGGCATCTGCGGGGTGGGCCTGCTGCCCCAGGACGCCCGCATGCGTGACGCCCTGACCGGGCAGGACTTCCTGTACAGCCTGACCCTCAAGCACCCCGACGGTCACCACGAGCCGGCGATCATCGGCTCCATCTGCGACTACCGCTTCGCACCCGAGGACCGCGCCGGTGTGCTGGAGGTGATGACCGCGCCCACCACTCGGATCGTCTCCCTAACCGTCACCGAGGGCGGATACAACATCGACGACGCCACCGGCGCCTTCCTTCCCGACACCCCCGGAGCCGCCCACGACGCCGCCAACCCCCACGAGCCGGAGACCTCCTTCGGCTACATCGTGGAGGCCCTGCGACTGCGCCGCGAGGCCGGGGTCGCTCCCTTCACCGTGATGAGCTGCGACAATCTGCCCGGAAACGGCAAGATCGCCCGCACCGCCGTCGTGGCCCAGGCACGCCTGTGTGACCCGGAGCTGGCCGACTGGATCGACGCCAATGTCGCCTTCCCCAACTGCATGGTCGACCGCATCACCCCACAGACCACCCCCGCCGACGTCGAGGAGGTGCGCGCCGAGCTGAACGTTGAGGACGCCTGGCCGGTGGTGGCCGAGCCCTTCACCCAGTGGGTGCTGGAGGATGAGTTCCCCGCCGGGCGCCCGCCGTACGAGGAGGTCGGGGTGCAGATGGTCGACGACGTCGTCCCCTACGAACTGATGAAGCTGCGGCTGCTGAACGCCTCCCACCAGGGACTGGCGCACTGGGGGCGGCTGCTGGGTATGGAGTACGCGCACACGGCCGCCGCCGACGGCGACATCGCCGCCTGGGTGCGCGCCTACCTGGAGCGCGAGGCGCGGCCGCGGCTGCTGCCGGTGCCGGACATCGACCTGGATGAGTACATTGACACGCTCTTCGAGCGCTTCACCAATGAGGCTATCGCGGACACGCTGCTGCGGCTGGCGCAGTTCGGCCCCTCCGGCATGCCGAAGTTCGTGCTGCCGACCGTGCGCGACAACCTGACGGTCGACGGCCCGGTACGCCTGGGTGCGGCCATGTGCGCCGCCTGGTCGCTGGGGGTGCTCGGCACCGACGAGAACGGGGAGGCGATCCCGGTGGCCGACGACCTGCGGCCCTTCGCAGAGAAGCAGGAGGCGGGCGATGAGCTCGGCTTCATCGGCAACCGGGAGATCTTCGGTGACCTGGTCGATGACAAGCGCTTCCGCACCGCCTACACCGAGGAGCTGGCGGCGCTAAAGCGCGAGGGCGCCCGCGCCCGCATGCGCGCCCTGCTCGGCTCGCCCGAGTGA
- a CDS encoding (Fe-S)-binding protein, with product MRIALFATCLADTMFPQAAQATVTILERLGHEVVFPQGQACCGQMHANTGYFKQAAAIVENHVKTFEPVLDGEWDAVVVPSGSCAGAARHEQRLVAEHVGDSALVKRVDALSPYTYDISEFLIDVLGLEDVGAYFPHTVTYHPTCHSMRVARVGDRPYRLLRAVEGLTLIDLPDENVCCGFGGTFSIKNSDTSTAMVADKAANVMSTGAEVLCTGDYSCLMNIGGALSRVNSGVRVMHLAEILASTKEAPFEGHVSFQPSNDQVRL from the coding sequence TTGCGCATCGCACTATTCGCCACGTGTCTGGCCGACACGATGTTCCCTCAGGCCGCACAGGCCACCGTCACTATTCTTGAGCGGCTCGGTCACGAGGTCGTCTTCCCCCAGGGGCAGGCGTGCTGCGGCCAGATGCACGCCAACACCGGCTACTTCAAACAGGCCGCCGCCATCGTGGAGAACCATGTCAAAACCTTCGAGCCGGTCCTGGATGGGGAGTGGGATGCCGTGGTGGTCCCCTCCGGATCCTGCGCCGGCGCCGCCCGCCACGAGCAGCGGCTCGTGGCCGAGCACGTGGGTGACTCCGCCCTGGTCAAGCGGGTGGATGCTCTGAGCCCCTACACCTACGACATCTCCGAATTCCTCATTGACGTACTCGGACTTGAGGATGTGGGCGCCTACTTCCCGCACACCGTCACCTACCACCCCACCTGTCACTCCATGCGGGTGGCACGCGTCGGAGATCGCCCCTACCGGCTGTTGCGGGCAGTCGAGGGACTAACCCTCATTGATCTGCCCGATGAGAACGTCTGCTGCGGATTCGGCGGCACCTTCTCCATCAAGAACTCCGACACTTCCACTGCCATGGTTGCGGACAAGGCCGCCAACGTCATGTCCACCGGCGCCGAGGTGCTGTGCACCGGCGACTACTCCTGCCTGATGAACATCGGCGGGGCCCTGTCACGCGTCAACTCCGGCGTGCGCGTCATGCACCTGGCGGAGATCCTCGCCTCCACCAAGGAGGCCCCCTTCGAAGGCCATGTCTCCTTCCAGCCCAGCAACGACCAGGTGAGGTTGTGA
- a CDS encoding MFS transporter, with translation MPSSNRLIAAIQKTGFPTNLATGFLAVIIFVIGDGIEAVWITNYLSSDAIGFSVSHASMIVTSYGVVVAIAAFLSGALCDAIGCRRVMLIGLVSFLIFDALFIAVGLPSHNLPLLLLFYGMRGFGYPMFAYGFLTWTMMVTPPARQSSVSGWFWFAFSFGMQLLGSYFSSLLLPHIGHIATLWLGWILAAIGGTIGMLFLRLHPSSAQTRGKSVAQSVGSAVSVLWRYPKVSIGGIVKVINLSGQYGMQAYYVVYLHKVYGMPESQAILEFSIFGFVAIIGDVFWGVVGDKLGWRNTLQWFATPITAAALAYIYLIPIIAGPNFFLIALGTSAVGIGLSAHVPTTPLITAHAHGETGNALAILNLGAGLGAFVGPAIVTLLMGDETTASGYLWVAMALAGIYVVSFFLCFALKLPGNARILESYDDLDNADNSKEAVTA, from the coding sequence ATGCCATCCTCCAACCGGCTCATAGCAGCCATACAGAAGACCGGATTCCCCACCAACCTCGCCACCGGGTTCCTGGCAGTCATCATCTTCGTGATCGGTGACGGTATTGAGGCGGTGTGGATCACCAACTACCTGTCCAGCGACGCCATCGGCTTCTCCGTCTCCCACGCCTCAATGATCGTCACCTCCTACGGCGTGGTGGTGGCCATCGCGGCATTCCTATCTGGCGCCCTGTGCGACGCGATCGGCTGCCGCCGGGTGATGCTGATCGGACTGGTCTCCTTCCTGATCTTCGACGCCCTGTTCATCGCAGTGGGCCTGCCCAGTCACAACCTGCCGCTGCTGCTGTTGTTCTACGGTATGCGCGGCTTCGGCTACCCCATGTTCGCCTACGGGTTCCTGACCTGGACCATGATGGTGACCCCGCCGGCCCGGCAGTCCTCGGTCTCCGGCTGGTTCTGGTTCGCCTTCAGCTTCGGCATGCAGCTGCTCGGCTCCTACTTCTCCAGCCTGCTGCTGCCGCACATCGGTCACATCGCCACCCTGTGGCTCGGCTGGATTCTGGCAGCCATCGGCGGCACCATCGGCATGCTGTTCCTGCGGCTGCACCCCTCTTCAGCACAGACCCGCGGCAAGTCGGTGGCCCAGTCCGTCGGCTCGGCCGTCTCCGTGCTGTGGCGCTACCCGAAGGTCTCCATAGGCGGCATCGTGAAGGTCATCAACCTCTCCGGCCAGTACGGCATGCAGGCCTACTACGTGGTCTACCTGCACAAGGTCTACGGCATGCCGGAGTCCCAGGCGATCCTGGAGTTCTCCATCTTCGGTTTCGTGGCCATTATCGGCGATGTGTTCTGGGGTGTGGTCGGGGACAAGCTGGGCTGGCGCAACACCCTGCAGTGGTTCGCCACCCCCATCACGGCGGCAGCACTGGCCTACATCTACCTGATCCCGATCATTGCGGGCCCGAACTTCTTCCTGATCGCCCTGGGTACCTCCGCGGTCGGTATCGGGCTCAGCGCCCACGTGCCCACCACGCCGCTGATCACGGCCCACGCCCACGGCGAGACCGGCAACGCGCTGGCGATCCTGAACCTCGGTGCTGGCCTGGGCGCCTTCGTTGGTCCCGCCATCGTCACCCTGCTGATGGGGGACGAGACCACCGCCTCCGGCTACCTGTGGGTGGCCATGGCACTGGCGGGGATCTACGTGGTCTCCTTCTTCCTGTGCTTCGCCTTGAAGCTGCCCGGCAACGCCCGCATCCTGGAAAGCTATGACGACCTAGACAACGCCGACAACTCCAAGGAGGCGGTCACCGCCTGA
- a CDS encoding PTS sugar transporter subunit IIB, with product MNITCVCGMGIGTSMLLKMNVEQAASSLGLDAEVSTADIGTAKGAAQSADLIITSAELAEELTGLSTPIAVVHNFTDVSEIEAALKEKTQ from the coding sequence ATGAACATCACCTGCGTCTGTGGCATGGGCATCGGAACCTCGATGCTGCTGAAGATGAACGTTGAGCAGGCTGCGTCCTCCCTCGGCTTGGATGCGGAGGTCAGCACCGCCGATATCGGCACCGCCAAGGGCGCCGCCCAGAGCGCCGACCTGATTATCACCTCTGCCGAGTTGGCTGAGGAGCTCACGGGCCTGTCTACGCCGATCGCCGTCGTCCACAACTTCACCGACGTCTCTGAAATCGAGGCCGCTCTGAAGGAGAAGACGCAGTGA
- a CDS encoding PTS sugar transporter subunit IIA: protein MAVLTLSTALPDTSFRLDVEAADWRDALRLAGEGLIASGVATPTYTEEMIAAVEEHGPYIVIAPGLALAHSRPSPAVLRTGMSWVRLVHPVDFGSPNDPVRHIIGLAAKGEQEHLDVMAALARALSDPVSRSELDRVPTPAALRALLDPDSTNTTTETSTGLEEE, encoded by the coding sequence ATGGCTGTTCTCACTCTGTCCACCGCTTTACCGGACACTTCCTTCCGGCTCGACGTCGAGGCGGCCGACTGGCGCGATGCGCTGCGGCTCGCGGGGGAGGGACTGATCGCCTCCGGTGTGGCGACGCCTACGTACACCGAGGAGATGATCGCGGCCGTGGAGGAACACGGCCCCTACATCGTGATCGCGCCGGGGCTCGCCCTGGCTCACTCACGCCCCTCGCCGGCGGTGCTGCGCACGGGTATGAGCTGGGTGCGGCTGGTGCATCCGGTGGACTTCGGCAGCCCTAATGATCCGGTGCGACACATTATCGGCCTAGCGGCCAAGGGCGAGCAGGAGCACCTGGATGTCATGGCAGCGCTCGCCCGCGCCCTATCCGATCCCGTCTCACGATCCGAACTGGACCGTGTTCCCACCCCCGCGGCGTTGCGTGCGCTGCTCGACCCCGACTCCACCAACACCACTACCGAAACCTCTACCGGATTGGAAGAAGAATGA